A single window of Nyctibius grandis isolate bNycGra1 chromosome Z, bNycGra1.pri, whole genome shotgun sequence DNA harbors:
- the IL4R gene encoding interleukin-4 receptor subunit alpha isoform X3: MGPVCGITVLHQPWLVSVKAINYQAKSFEITASSLRGGYDYVASVRCNYTDYPAYWSEWSEEVEFHCDYQVTAEDILQMAVPVSCILIMAVSVICYFCFTKVKKEWWDQIPNPAKSHSVVKNVKFSVLCYIDEIKFPFHDLKQSRMENQISCKNCLAQSLSSQNFKGKDNISNVEKSCSCHSKSGEWFPNGSSAVLTPETVLVEKSIEICECLTDIEAESQEETSDQITMFEPCESSINAFRAHTEHNDALASMFIELLADGNNMQDNKDTDVITGENKTFEKLESENPSQRNPKESTAQSQQPCDISHTVSLFTKASQDDYNCSTASKKSEQSEESFESGYHSSSINSASLDARDLQHMVHQSLFPRSSESQHDSCVLIQESPNKPSFGTKKDRISHPAHRSFDTLVSPSMGLCSSAYKSFDTLISPSVEPCGSAYKSCDTIMSSSMEPCGSAYKSCDTLISPSVEPCGSAYKSFDTLISPSVEPCGSAYKSCDTLTSPSMEPCGSAYKSFDTLVSAFKEPSSSAYKSFDTLMSQSVADSSLTLCFKNVCSSPRLTQFSETPELSCRDQIYRPPSNETCYTNYRSPCTELDFQSTCSEHTDFPSFSTHANDSASAFLPEEEIHKQVTCQNVPKKANVISCPVGPQPSGYQPFDNAVKCNGTYCDSDSEVTSRSLHEPFVCTLYNNLRETPPDTIICEPDQRTDDHVCFDCSVVPGLASSESVTHTSDGSLWIINSDELSSDSKGGNTSRDEQLLHLLELNCQDFNSGERTIRGTKPNSFNSTGKGMQESSSNSLNTDFHCHPHNHLRRLGNAGENEEVIKHGVARRCGSAAGLPEESLDSTGLNLGRKTAEPLELLVSDKLSPSLVVDNSCPSHPHTIHSEGSRLAPAVKKRPVELLRESSRKNEKKMKLVQALAQEDNCYMKVA; the protein is encoded by the exons GTTTCTGTAAAAGCAATTAACTACCAGGcaaaaagctttgaaattaCTGCAAGCTCCTTGAGGGGAGGCTATGATTACGTTGCAAGTGTAAGGTGTAACTATACGGACTACCCAGCCTACTGGAGTGAATGGAGTGAAGAAGTTGAATTTCACTGTG ATTACCAAGTAACAGCTGAAGACATTCTGCAGATGGCTGTTCCCGTATCCTGCATACTGATCATGGCAGTATCTGTAATTTGTTACTTCTGTTTTACCAA AGTGAAGAAAGAATGGTGGGATCAAATCCCAAATCCAGCAAAGAGCCATTCGGTCGTAAAAAATGTCAAG ttttcagttttgtgctACATTGATGAAATTAAGTTCCCTTTCCATGATTTAAAGCAGAGTCGTATGGAAAACCAAAT AAGTTGCAAGAATTGTCTGGCTCAAAGTTTGTCAAGCCAAAACTTCAAGGGAAAAGATAACATCAGCAATGTTGAGAAATCTTGCAGTTGCCACAGCAAGTCTGGAGAGTGGTTTCCAAATGGCAGCAGTGCAGTTTTAACCCCTGAGACAGTTCTGGTTGAAAAGTCTATAGAAATCTGTGAATGTTTAACAGACATTGAGGCTGAGAGCCAGGAAGAGACCAGTGACCAGATCACCATGTTTGAGCCTTGTGAGAGCAGCATCAATGCTTTCAGAGCGCACACTGAACACAATGATGCACTAGCTAGCATGTTTATTGAGCTCCTGGCAGATGGAAACAACATGCAAGACAATAAAGACACAGATGTCATCACAGGTGAGAATAAAACCTTTGAGAAGCTTGAGTCAGAAAATCCGTCACAGCGAAATCCAAAAGAAAGCACAGCCCAGAGTCAGCAGCCATGTGATATTTCTCATACAGTCTCCCTTTTCACCAAAGCCTCTCAAGATGACTACAATTGTAGTACAGCCAGCAAGAAGTCAGAACAATCAGAAGAATCCTTTGAATCTGGCTACCACAGCTCCAGCATAAATTCTGCTTCTCTGGATGCAAGAGATCTTCAACATATGGTTCATCAAAGCCTTTTTCCACGCAGTTCTGAAAGTCAGCATGACTCGTGTGTCCTGATCCAGGAATCTCCAAATAAACCATCCTTTGGGAccaaaaaagacagaataagCCACCCTGCACACAGGAGTTTTGATACTCTTGTGTCTCCATCCATGGGGCTGTGTAGCTCTGCATATAAGAGCTTTGACACCCTCATCTCTCCATCTGTGGAGCCCTGTGGTTCTGCCTACAAGAGCTGTGACACCATTATGTCTTCATCCATGGAGCCCTGTGGTTCTGCCTACAAGAGCTGTGACACCCTCATCTCTCCATCCGTGGAGCCCTGTGGTTCTGCCTACAAGAGCTTTGACACCCTCATCTCTCCATCCGTGGAGCCCTGTGGTTCTGCCTACAAGAGCTGTGACACCCTTACCTCTCCATCCATGGAGCCCTGTGGTTCTGCCTACAAGAGCTTTGATACTCTTGTGTCTGCATTCAAGGAACCAAGTAGCTCTGCATATAAGAGCTTTGATACCCTTATGTCTCAGTCTGTGGCAGACAGTAGCCTGactctgtgttttaaaaatgtgtgctcTTCACCACGTTTGACACAGTTTTCAGAGACACCAGAACTTAGCTGCAGAGATCAAATTTATCGACCCCCTAGCAATGAGACATGTTATACCAACTACAGATCTCCCTGCACTGAGCTTGATTTTCAGAGCACCTGTTCAGAACATACTGATTTTCCATCTTTCTCCACACATGCAAATGACAGCGCTTCAGCTTTCCTACCAGAGGAAGAAATACATAAGCAAGTAACATGTCAAAATGTTCCAAAGAAAGCCAATGTAATTTCTTGCCCCGTTGGACCTCAGCCATCTGGTTATCAACCTTTTGATAATGCAGTTAAATGTAACGGTACATACTGTGACAGTGACAGTGAGGTTACCTCTAGGTCACTACATGAACCCTTCGTTTGTACTTTGTACAACAACCTGAGAGAAACACCTCCAGATACCATAATCTGTGAACCTGACCAGAGGACAGATGACCATGTATGTTTTGACTGCAGCGTTGTCCCAGGTTTAGCCTCTAGTGAGAGTGTCACGCACACCAGTGATGGCAGCCTTTGGATCATCAACTCTGATGAGCTGTCTAGTGATAGCAAAGGTGGCAATACCAGCAGAGACGAACAGCTATTGCATTTGTTAGAGCTGAACTGTCAGGATTTTAACAGCGGAGAAAGAACTATAAGGGGGACAAAACCTAACAGCTTTAACTCTACTGGTAAAGGAATGCAAGAGAGCAGCAGTAACAGCCTAAATACTGACTTTCACTGCCACCCACACAACCACTTGAGGAGACTTGGAAATGCAGGGGAAAATGAAGAGGTGATAAAGCATGGGGTAGCCAGGAGGTGTGGCTCAGCAGCTGGCTTACCAGAAGAATCGCTGGACAGCACTGGGCTAAACTTAGGAAGAAAAACTGCAGAGCCCCTGGAGCTCCTGGTCTCAGACAAGTTGTCACCTTCTCTTGTTGTGGATAACTCCTGTCCTTCTCATCCTCACACCATTCACAGTGAGGGTTCCAGACTGGCAcctgcagttaaaaaaagacCAGTAGAACTATtgagggaaagcagcaggaagaatgagaaaaaaatgaaacttgtaCAAGCCCTTGCACAGGAGGACAACTGCTACATGAAGGTAGCCTAG
- the IL4R gene encoding interleukin-4 receptor subunit alpha isoform X4: protein MSRSCKNCLAQSLSSQNFKGKDNISNVEKSCSCHSKSGEWFPNGSSAVLTPETVLVEKSIEICECLTDIEAESQEETSDQITMFEPCESSINAFRAHTEHNDALASMFIELLADGNNMQDNKDTDVITGENKTFEKLESENPSQRNPKESTAQSQQPCDISHTVSLFTKASQDDYNCSTASKKSEQSEESFESGYHSSSINSASLDARDLQHMVHQSLFPRSSESQHDSCVLIQESPNKPSFGTKKDRISHPAHRSFDTLVSPSMGLCSSAYKSFDTLISPSVEPCGSAYKSCDTIMSSSMEPCGSAYKSCDTLISPSVEPCGSAYKSFDTLISPSVEPCGSAYKSCDTLTSPSMEPCGSAYKSFDTLVSAFKEPSSSAYKSFDTLMSQSVADSSLTLCFKNVCSSPRLTQFSETPELSCRDQIYRPPSNETCYTNYRSPCTELDFQSTCSEHTDFPSFSTHANDSASAFLPEEEIHKQVTCQNVPKKANVISCPVGPQPSGYQPFDNAVKCNGTYCDSDSEVTSRSLHEPFVCTLYNNLRETPPDTIICEPDQRTDDHVCFDCSVVPGLASSESVTHTSDGSLWIINSDELSSDSKGGNTSRDEQLLHLLELNCQDFNSGERTIRGTKPNSFNSTGKGMQESSSNSLNTDFHCHPHNHLRRLGNAGENEEVIKHGVARRCGSAAGLPEESLDSTGLNLGRKTAEPLELLVSDKLSPSLVVDNSCPSHPHTIHSEGSRLAPAVKKRPVELLRESSRKNEKKMKLVQALAQEDNCYMKVA from the exons ATGTCAAG AAGTTGCAAGAATTGTCTGGCTCAAAGTTTGTCAAGCCAAAACTTCAAGGGAAAAGATAACATCAGCAATGTTGAGAAATCTTGCAGTTGCCACAGCAAGTCTGGAGAGTGGTTTCCAAATGGCAGCAGTGCAGTTTTAACCCCTGAGACAGTTCTGGTTGAAAAGTCTATAGAAATCTGTGAATGTTTAACAGACATTGAGGCTGAGAGCCAGGAAGAGACCAGTGACCAGATCACCATGTTTGAGCCTTGTGAGAGCAGCATCAATGCTTTCAGAGCGCACACTGAACACAATGATGCACTAGCTAGCATGTTTATTGAGCTCCTGGCAGATGGAAACAACATGCAAGACAATAAAGACACAGATGTCATCACAGGTGAGAATAAAACCTTTGAGAAGCTTGAGTCAGAAAATCCGTCACAGCGAAATCCAAAAGAAAGCACAGCCCAGAGTCAGCAGCCATGTGATATTTCTCATACAGTCTCCCTTTTCACCAAAGCCTCTCAAGATGACTACAATTGTAGTACAGCCAGCAAGAAGTCAGAACAATCAGAAGAATCCTTTGAATCTGGCTACCACAGCTCCAGCATAAATTCTGCTTCTCTGGATGCAAGAGATCTTCAACATATGGTTCATCAAAGCCTTTTTCCACGCAGTTCTGAAAGTCAGCATGACTCGTGTGTCCTGATCCAGGAATCTCCAAATAAACCATCCTTTGGGAccaaaaaagacagaataagCCACCCTGCACACAGGAGTTTTGATACTCTTGTGTCTCCATCCATGGGGCTGTGTAGCTCTGCATATAAGAGCTTTGACACCCTCATCTCTCCATCTGTGGAGCCCTGTGGTTCTGCCTACAAGAGCTGTGACACCATTATGTCTTCATCCATGGAGCCCTGTGGTTCTGCCTACAAGAGCTGTGACACCCTCATCTCTCCATCCGTGGAGCCCTGTGGTTCTGCCTACAAGAGCTTTGACACCCTCATCTCTCCATCCGTGGAGCCCTGTGGTTCTGCCTACAAGAGCTGTGACACCCTTACCTCTCCATCCATGGAGCCCTGTGGTTCTGCCTACAAGAGCTTTGATACTCTTGTGTCTGCATTCAAGGAACCAAGTAGCTCTGCATATAAGAGCTTTGATACCCTTATGTCTCAGTCTGTGGCAGACAGTAGCCTGactctgtgttttaaaaatgtgtgctcTTCACCACGTTTGACACAGTTTTCAGAGACACCAGAACTTAGCTGCAGAGATCAAATTTATCGACCCCCTAGCAATGAGACATGTTATACCAACTACAGATCTCCCTGCACTGAGCTTGATTTTCAGAGCACCTGTTCAGAACATACTGATTTTCCATCTTTCTCCACACATGCAAATGACAGCGCTTCAGCTTTCCTACCAGAGGAAGAAATACATAAGCAAGTAACATGTCAAAATGTTCCAAAGAAAGCCAATGTAATTTCTTGCCCCGTTGGACCTCAGCCATCTGGTTATCAACCTTTTGATAATGCAGTTAAATGTAACGGTACATACTGTGACAGTGACAGTGAGGTTACCTCTAGGTCACTACATGAACCCTTCGTTTGTACTTTGTACAACAACCTGAGAGAAACACCTCCAGATACCATAATCTGTGAACCTGACCAGAGGACAGATGACCATGTATGTTTTGACTGCAGCGTTGTCCCAGGTTTAGCCTCTAGTGAGAGTGTCACGCACACCAGTGATGGCAGCCTTTGGATCATCAACTCTGATGAGCTGTCTAGTGATAGCAAAGGTGGCAATACCAGCAGAGACGAACAGCTATTGCATTTGTTAGAGCTGAACTGTCAGGATTTTAACAGCGGAGAAAGAACTATAAGGGGGACAAAACCTAACAGCTTTAACTCTACTGGTAAAGGAATGCAAGAGAGCAGCAGTAACAGCCTAAATACTGACTTTCACTGCCACCCACACAACCACTTGAGGAGACTTGGAAATGCAGGGGAAAATGAAGAGGTGATAAAGCATGGGGTAGCCAGGAGGTGTGGCTCAGCAGCTGGCTTACCAGAAGAATCGCTGGACAGCACTGGGCTAAACTTAGGAAGAAAAACTGCAGAGCCCCTGGAGCTCCTGGTCTCAGACAAGTTGTCACCTTCTCTTGTTGTGGATAACTCCTGTCCTTCTCATCCTCACACCATTCACAGTGAGGGTTCCAGACTGGCAcctgcagttaaaaaaagacCAGTAGAACTATtgagggaaagcagcaggaagaatgagaaaaaaatgaaacttgtaCAAGCCCTTGCACAGGAGGACAACTGCTACATGAAGGTAGCCTAG